One genomic window of Arachis stenosperma cultivar V10309 chromosome 10, arast.V10309.gnm1.PFL2, whole genome shotgun sequence includes the following:
- the LOC130956676 gene encoding uncharacterized protein LOC130956676 — MINGGFAGGKISKSSCKRHLKEVYYVGEGDRSPDLPTIAFTKEDTAGIIPGHDDPVVITIILANANLHRTLVDLGSFANILFKSAFYKLGLQEKRLKAYPNSLFRLGDAPIRPLGNIPLHTTFGKGTRSRMLSIDYIVVDVNSAYNALIGRTTLNQLVMVVSIPHVYMKFLTPEGIVTIKGDQKLAQRCYNESLNLKGDPRGKETNTIEFGRAWACEEFCPQPEGETEEVQIGDTRDKTTNIGANLKEDLKELLIKFLRENSDLFAWKAADMPGIDLGLMCHKLAVYPGSRLVQQKHRKLGPERSQVVEEQVQALLEARFIKEVKYPLWLANVVLVRKPNEKWWMCVDYTDLNKAYPKDPYPLLNIDTLVDASSGYKYLSFMDAYSG, encoded by the coding sequence ATGATCAATGGAGGATTCGCAGGAGGGaaaatctccaaatcatcctgCAAAAGACACCTTAAAGAAGTATACTATGTCGGGGAAGGGGACAGGTCacccgacctccccactatCGCCTTCACCAAAGAAGACACCGCAGGCATCATCCCTGGACATGATGATCCCGTAGTCATTACCATCATACTAGCTAATGCCAACCTCCACCGAACACTAGTTGATCTGGGAAGCTTCGCAAACATCCTATTCAAATCCGCCTTCTACAAGCTCggactacaagaaaaaaggctCAAAGCATATCCCAACAGCCTGTTCAGACTAGGTGACGCTCCAATCCGGCCTCTCGGGAACATCCCACTGCACACGACCTTTGGAAAGGGAACCCGATCCAGAATGCTGAgcatagactacatcgtggtcgacgtgaACTCCGCATACAACGCCCTCATAGGCCGGACGACCTTAAATCAGCTCGTCATGGTAGTCTCCATTCCCCACGTATACATGAAATTCCTGACCCCGGAAGGCATAGTCACCATAAAAGGAGATCAAAAGCTCGCGCAACGCTGCTATAATGAAAGCCTGAACCTTAAAGGCGACCCCAGAGGAAAAGAAACCAATACCATTGAATTCGGAAGAGCCTGGGCTTGCGAAGAATTTTGTCCTCAACCAGAAGGCGAGACCGAAGAGGTCCAAATCGGAGACACCAGAGATAAAACAACAAACATCGGTGCAAACTTAAAAGAAGACCTAAAGGAGCTACTAATAAAGTTCCTAAGAGAAAActctgacctcttcgcatggaaagccgCAGACATGCCCGGCATAGATCTCGGATTAATGTGCCACAAACTGGCGGTGTACCCTGGATCCCGACTAGTGCAGCAGAAGCACCGAAAGCTCGGACCCGAAAGATCACAAGTCGTAGAGGAACAGGTACAAGCCTTACTAGAGGCAAGGTTCATAAAGGAGGTtaagtacccactatggctGGCCAACGTCGTACTGGTCAGAAAGCCAAATGAAAAGTGGTGGATGTGTGTAGActacactgatctcaacaaagcctacCCAAAAGACCCCTACCCCCTTTTGAACATCGACACCCTAGTCGATGCCTCGTCGGGATACAagtacctctccttcatggatgcttACTCAGGGTAA